The following are encoded in a window of Halorarum salinum genomic DNA:
- a CDS encoding cation:proton antiporter, whose amino-acid sequence MVEAAGIDLLGLLLVLSLALVFGALAERVGYPAMMGELFAGIAFGPPLLGLVESSPALATFAELGVFLLMVYVGMEVDLHELFALGSMALLVAVGGFLVPFGVGYGIGVLLGFDAGASLFVGLAMAATSLATKSRILADLDLLDTRIAGVLLGGALVSDVGVLVAFAGVLGYANAGTVNPVELGIVLGRALAFFAVALVVGDRFLPAVWHRVEVLRERYGFVTETTAFTVALTVALVFAELADLAGLHSIIGGFVAGTFIRQANLEPGLYDHMERVIRDLALGVFAPIFFVTVGFDLTLDVFGSALGTLAVLVGAAFVGKIVGSWLFSLPTGLTSREGLVVGLGMNGRGTVEIIIASVALSSGIIGQQLFSMLVFVAIFTTAMVPVTMTWGVGLLERAGELFDADGSAIASADGSAAWSRDEPGGG is encoded by the coding sequence ATGGTCGAGGCCGCCGGCATCGACCTGCTGGGCCTGCTGCTCGTGCTCTCGCTCGCGCTGGTGTTCGGCGCGCTCGCCGAGCGGGTGGGCTACCCGGCGATGATGGGCGAACTGTTCGCGGGCATCGCCTTCGGCCCGCCGTTGCTCGGCCTGGTCGAGTCGAGCCCGGCGCTCGCGACGTTCGCGGAACTGGGCGTGTTCCTGCTGATGGTGTACGTCGGGATGGAGGTCGACCTCCACGAGCTGTTCGCGCTCGGGTCGATGGCGCTGCTCGTCGCCGTCGGGGGCTTTCTCGTGCCGTTCGGCGTCGGGTACGGCATCGGCGTCCTCCTCGGGTTCGACGCCGGGGCGTCGCTGTTCGTCGGACTGGCGATGGCCGCGACGTCGCTGGCGACGAAGTCGCGCATCCTCGCGGACCTGGATCTGCTCGACACGCGCATCGCGGGGGTGCTGCTCGGCGGCGCGCTCGTCTCGGACGTCGGCGTGCTGGTGGCGTTCGCGGGCGTGCTCGGCTACGCGAACGCGGGCACCGTGAACCCGGTGGAACTGGGCATCGTGCTCGGACGGGCGCTCGCGTTCTTCGCCGTCGCGCTGGTCGTGGGCGACCGGTTCCTCCCCGCCGTCTGGCACCGCGTGGAGGTGCTCCGCGAGCGGTACGGGTTCGTGACGGAGACGACGGCGTTCACCGTCGCGCTCACGGTCGCGCTGGTGTTCGCCGAACTCGCGGACCTGGCCGGGCTCCACAGCATCATCGGCGGGTTCGTCGCCGGGACGTTCATCCGACAGGCGAACCTGGAACCCGGGCTGTACGACCACATGGAGCGGGTCATCCGCGACCTGGCGCTCGGGGTGTTCGCGCCAATCTTCTTCGTCACGGTCGGGTTCGACCTCACGCTCGACGTGTTCGGCTCGGCGCTGGGGACGCTGGCGGTGCTCGTCGGCGCGGCGTTCGTCGGCAAGATCGTCGGCTCGTGGCTGTTCTCGCTTCCGACGGGACTCACCTCCCGCGAGGGGCTGGTGGTCGGGCTGGGGATGAACGGCCGCGGCACCGTCGAGATCATCATCGCCTCCGTCGCGCTCTCGTCGGGCATCATCGGCCAGCAGCTGTTCTCGATGCTGGTGTTCGTCGCCATCTTCACCACCGCGATGGTGCCTGTGACGATGACGTGGGGCGTCGGGTTGCTCGAACGGGCGGGGGAGCTGTTCGACGCGGACGGCTCGGCGATCGCGAGCGCGGACGGCTCGGCGGCCTGGAGCCGTGACGAACCCGGCGGTGGTTGA
- a CDS encoding TaqI-like C-terminal specificity domain-containing protein produces the protein MSQVTLPSDPYLNSNLFSGYYLDERVDDLDAWDCDDEAAEAFAALQARWDGERDLVAGYNEDTLLGSWIDEVLAALGYDTIQETTLPDSGGYIDRVLYDSASDRRDAMAMKQDGQLDGTFGKAAALLEAKQWDADFTERFAEQRSYRDASHQVKYYLEHTPDSLNWGILTNGRKWRLYGTKEIVMPDVCQRCEFTIDDEGGIYLPNSAYGIVLETDCQLSLDYSLAVLNSSPTWFYIYHTSPVLRGDFRRFMTSYLSSMPFPTWMPEETRDKLPSYDSIQNSTSNSLALERRLADAARVNLNLHRKNDSLNLSLLDHFGSYSENSTISEIGLTQPPENAADSILQQTTQEKPNLRVGDATVHRESTNTVEIRLTARYKPDDENGHETDQWGYTETDPLPALRITDLTEPEADLIEAFVPVAVDEADGFANFRETATKTNSLVDRLRKLTLPRVEDVREGLESYVETKARAEELEEKIERTDDLIDEIVYDLYGLTDEEIEIVEEAVGQ, from the coding sequence ATGAGTCAGGTGACGCTTCCCTCCGATCCATATCTCAACTCGAACCTCTTCTCGGGCTACTATCTCGACGAGCGGGTCGACGACCTGGACGCGTGGGACTGCGACGACGAAGCCGCCGAGGCGTTCGCGGCGCTCCAGGCACGCTGGGACGGCGAACGCGATCTGGTTGCCGGATACAACGAGGACACGCTGCTCGGGTCGTGGATCGACGAGGTGCTCGCTGCGCTCGGCTACGATACGATTCAGGAGACGACGCTGCCGGACAGCGGCGGGTACATCGACCGGGTGCTGTACGACTCCGCGAGTGACCGACGCGACGCGATGGCGATGAAGCAGGACGGCCAGTTGGACGGAACGTTCGGGAAGGCGGCGGCCCTGCTCGAAGCCAAGCAGTGGGACGCCGACTTCACCGAGCGGTTCGCCGAACAACGGTCCTACCGCGACGCATCCCATCAGGTGAAGTACTACCTCGAACACACGCCCGATTCCCTCAACTGGGGTATCCTGACGAACGGCCGGAAGTGGCGGCTCTACGGGACGAAGGAGATTGTAATGCCAGACGTATGTCAGCGCTGTGAGTTCACAATCGATGACGAAGGAGGAATTTACCTTCCAAATTCAGCATATGGCATTGTCCTAGAGACTGATTGTCAACTATCACTTGATTATTCACTTGCTGTGCTGAACAGTAGTCCAACGTGGTTCTACATTTACCACACAAGCCCAGTTCTCAGAGGTGATTTCCGACGATTCATGACTTCATATTTATCATCTATGCCGTTTCCGACATGGATGCCTGAGGAAACACGGGACAAGCTACCATCATATGATTCGATACAAAATTCCACTTCGAACAGCCTGGCTCTTGAACGGAGGCTAGCGGACGCTGCAAGAGTTAATCTTAATCTGCACAGAAAAAATGACTCCCTCAATCTCTCGCTCCTCGACCACTTCGGTTCCTATTCGGAAAATTCTACAATCTCCGAAATCGGCCTCACCCAACCCCCGGAGAACGCGGCGGACTCGATCCTCCAACAGACCACCCAGGAAAAGCCGAACCTCCGCGTCGGCGACGCTACCGTCCACCGCGAATCTACGAACACGGTCGAAATTCGACTCACCGCCCGCTACAAGCCCGACGATGAGAACGGCCACGAGACCGACCAGTGGGGCTACACCGAAACCGACCCGCTCCCGGCGCTCCGCATCACCGACCTCACCGAACCCGAAGCGGATCTCATCGAGGCATTCGTCCCCGTTGCCGTCGACGAAGCGGACGGCTTCGCGAACTTCCGTGAAACAGCCACCAAGACGAACTCGCTCGTCGACCGCCTGCGAAAGCTGACGCTTCCCCGTGTCGAGGACGTGCGCGAGGGGCTGGAGAGCTACGTCGAGACGAAAGCGCGCGCCGAGGAACTGGAGGAAAAGATCGAGCGCACCGACGACCTCATCGACGAGATCGTCTACGACCTGTACGGCCTGACCGACGAGGAGATCGAGATTGTGGAGGAGGCGGTCGGCCAATGA
- a CDS encoding Lrp/AsnC family transcriptional regulator — translation MPTRELDELDRYVIYRLQKDARGTSAAEIAEDYGVSPSTVRNRISHLEEDGVVRGSHLDIDYEMVGYQLFTIIFCTAPIPEREELAREAMSVPGVVSVRELMTGEENLHVVAVGRDGDDLSRIGRDLSGLGLEIVEEELVHNEYTCPYHWFDPDCGDESAEK, via the coding sequence ATGCCGACGCGCGAACTGGACGAGCTGGACCGGTACGTGATCTACCGGCTCCAGAAGGACGCCCGGGGGACGTCCGCGGCCGAGATCGCCGAGGACTACGGGGTCTCGCCGAGCACGGTCCGCAACCGGATCAGCCACCTGGAGGAGGACGGAGTCGTCCGGGGGAGCCACCTCGACATCGACTACGAGATGGTAGGCTACCAGCTGTTCACCATAATCTTCTGTACGGCGCCGATCCCGGAGCGGGAAGAGCTCGCCCGGGAGGCGATGTCCGTGCCCGGCGTCGTCTCGGTCCGGGAGCTGATGACCGGCGAGGAGAACCTCCACGTCGTCGCCGTCGGGCGGGACGGCGACGACCTCAGCCGCATCGGGCGGGACCTCTCGGGGCTCGGGCTCGAGATCGTCGAGGAGGAGCTCGTCCACAACGAGTACACGTGCCCCTACCACTGGTTCGACCCCGACTGCGGTGACGAATCCGCAGAAAAATAG
- the aspS gene encoding aspartate--tRNA(Asn) ligase, translating into MQGRTYTADADPGDEVTVAGWVHETRDLGGIAFLILRDTTGQIQVKFEKDEMDDDLVETGLGVHRESVISVTGEVAEEPRAPTGVEVVPESVEVVAPADPELPLDPSGKVDAELPTRLDNRTLDLRKDDVKAVFEVRAEILRATRETFRELGCTEINTPKIVATGTEGGTELFPITYFGREAFMNQSPQLFKQLMAGSGLERVFEIGPIFRAEEHNTPRHLNEATSIDFEGAFCDHHEAMDAAEAVAKAAYEAVAENCGDQLEALDLADEFEVPEGDFPRLTYEEALERVNDTGDIDEHLVWGDDLSTEAEHALGQDVGEHYFITDWPSEIKPFYIKDHDDDETVSTGFDMMHPRMELVSGGQREHRHERLIEGFEQQGLDPEAFEYYTKMFKYGMPPHAGWGMGAERLVMTVLGLKNIREAVLFPRDRQRLSP; encoded by the coding sequence ATGCAGGGAAGAACCTATACGGCCGACGCCGACCCCGGCGACGAGGTCACCGTCGCCGGCTGGGTCCACGAGACCCGCGACCTCGGCGGCATCGCGTTCCTCATCCTCCGGGACACGACCGGCCAAATTCAGGTGAAGTTCGAGAAGGACGAGATGGACGACGACCTCGTCGAGACGGGACTGGGCGTCCACCGCGAGTCGGTCATCTCGGTGACCGGCGAGGTCGCGGAGGAGCCGCGCGCCCCGACCGGCGTCGAGGTCGTTCCCGAGTCGGTCGAGGTCGTCGCCCCGGCGGACCCCGAACTCCCGCTCGACCCCTCCGGCAAGGTCGACGCGGAGCTGCCCACCAGGCTCGACAACCGGACGCTCGACCTCCGGAAGGACGACGTGAAGGCCGTCTTCGAGGTCCGCGCCGAGATCCTCCGCGCGACCCGAGAGACGTTCCGCGAGCTCGGCTGCACGGAGATCAACACGCCGAAGATCGTCGCCACCGGCACCGAGGGCGGCACGGAGCTGTTCCCGATCACCTACTTCGGCCGCGAGGCGTTCATGAACCAGTCGCCCCAGCTGTTCAAGCAGCTGATGGCCGGCTCCGGCCTGGAGCGCGTCTTCGAGATCGGTCCGATCTTCCGCGCCGAGGAGCACAACACGCCCCGCCACCTCAACGAGGCGACCTCCATCGACTTCGAGGGCGCGTTCTGCGACCACCACGAGGCGATGGACGCCGCGGAGGCGGTCGCGAAGGCGGCCTACGAGGCCGTCGCCGAGAACTGCGGGGACCAGCTCGAGGCGCTCGATCTCGCCGACGAGTTCGAGGTGCCCGAGGGCGACTTCCCGCGGCTCACCTACGAGGAGGCGCTCGAGCGCGTCAACGACACGGGCGACATCGACGAGCACCTCGTCTGGGGCGACGACCTCTCCACCGAGGCGGAGCACGCGCTCGGGCAGGACGTCGGCGAGCACTACTTCATCACCGACTGGCCCTCCGAGATCAAGCCGTTCTACATCAAGGACCACGACGACGACGAGACGGTCTCGACCGGCTTCGACATGATGCACCCCCGGATGGAGCTCGTCTCCGGCGGCCAGCGCGAACACCGTCACGAGCGCCTCATCGAGGGGTTCGAACAGCAGGGGCTCGACCCCGAGGCGTTCGAGTACTACACGAAGATGTTCAAGTACGGCATGCCCCCGCACGCCGGCTGGGGGATGGGCGCCGAGCGGCTCGTCATGACCGTCCTCGGGCTGAAGAACATCCGCGAGGCCGTCCTCTTCCCGCGGGACCGCCAGCGGCTGAGCCCGTAG
- a CDS encoding phosphoglycerol geranylgeranyltransferase yields MSTPWDDWDHVLKVDPDKELHADDTFEDVCATGTDAIEIGGTLDVTADKMRRVVDACEAYDVPLYQEPSNPGVVIDSDALDGYLVPTVFNAGDPFWVTGAHKEWVRIDDDLDWERTHTEAYVVLNPEASVARLTDADCDLGADDVAAYARVAERMFGQDLVYVEYSGTFGDVEVVGAARDALDDATLFYGGGIHDYESAREMGAHADTIVVGDLLHDEGVDAVRETVEGVRDAHADLPDA; encoded by the coding sequence ATGAGCACGCCGTGGGACGACTGGGACCACGTCCTGAAGGTGGACCCTGACAAGGAACTGCACGCGGACGACACCTTCGAGGACGTCTGCGCGACGGGCACCGACGCCATCGAGATCGGCGGCACCCTCGACGTCACCGCCGACAAGATGCGGCGCGTCGTCGACGCCTGCGAGGCGTACGACGTCCCGCTCTACCAGGAGCCCTCGAACCCGGGCGTCGTCATCGACTCGGACGCGCTCGACGGCTACCTCGTCCCGACGGTGTTCAACGCCGGCGATCCGTTCTGGGTCACCGGCGCGCACAAGGAGTGGGTCCGCATCGACGACGACCTCGACTGGGAGCGCACCCACACCGAGGCGTACGTCGTGCTGAACCCGGAGGCCTCCGTCGCCCGGCTCACCGACGCCGACTGCGACCTCGGGGCCGACGACGTGGCCGCCTACGCCCGGGTCGCCGAGCGGATGTTCGGCCAGGACCTCGTCTACGTCGAGTACTCGGGCACCTTCGGCGACGTCGAGGTCGTCGGGGCCGCCCGGGACGCGCTCGACGACGCGACGCTGTTCTACGGCGGCGGCATCCACGACTACGAGTCGGCCCGCGAGATGGGCGCCCACGCGGACACCATCGTCGTGGGGGACCTGCTCCACGACGAGGGCGTCGACGCGGTCCGCGAGACCGTGGAGGGCGTGCGCGACGCCCACGCCGACCTCCCGGACGCCTGA
- a CDS encoding DUF7389 domain-containing protein, with product MKEELETGEVYVRIRSTRGTDTRDQDEAIVAAVYEDVDEAERESDRLNALLEERLAGARDVQPDSADATGGEVGPSGADAAGVAKPTVEGDDEVSKVYVGQGGGIDVGSWIPLPREVAFEEIAPQVRSNRVSDSAPHVKVNFSSDVPISGWTQVDRDVVRDQIAPLIERFRLDDR from the coding sequence ATGAAGGAGGAACTCGAGACGGGCGAGGTGTACGTCCGGATCCGGTCCACCCGCGGGACCGACACCCGGGATCAGGACGAGGCCATCGTCGCCGCCGTGTACGAGGACGTCGACGAGGCCGAGCGCGAGTCCGACCGGCTGAACGCGCTGCTCGAGGAGCGACTCGCGGGCGCGCGGGACGTCCAGCCGGATTCCGCCGACGCGACCGGGGGCGAGGTCGGACCGTCCGGCGCGGACGCGGCGGGGGTCGCGAAGCCGACGGTCGAGGGAGACGACGAGGTCTCCAAGGTGTACGTCGGCCAGGGCGGGGGCATCGACGTCGGGAGCTGGATCCCGCTCCCCCGCGAGGTCGCGTTCGAGGAGATCGCGCCGCAGGTCCGGAGCAATCGGGTGAGCGACTCGGCCCCGCACGTCAAGGTGAACTTCTCCAGCGACGTGCCGATCAGCGGCTGGACCCAGGTGGACCGGGACGTCGTCAGGGACCAGATCGCCCCGCTGATCGAGCGGTTCCGTCTGGACGACCGCTAG
- a CDS encoding cation:proton antiporter domain-containing protein, protein MVELAVVVLTLLGVVFLGAALLPERLEGAPATPAMLYVLFGAAVFSLPLGLPAPDPVTYGTATEHLAEFVVIVALMGAGLKLDRPFSVRGWSVTWRLLAVTMPLTIAAAALLGWWAVGLAPAAALLLGAVVAPTDPVLASDVQVDRPDVGEYSPEEADDQEVRFALTSEAGLNDGLAFPFTYLAIAVATVGLAPENWLREWLLVDVGYRIVVGCVAGYVVGFALGKLLFRHSPTSRIGKAVEGTEALACTLLAYGVAELIGGYGFLSVFVAALLIRDVERGHEYNRALHDFSEVLERLSLALVLMLLGGAVATGLLAPLTAEAALVALALVFLVRPLAGAAGVVGLPRSAGERGVVSFFGIRGVGSIFYLAYGLESAEFPDARLVWAVVGLVVLVSVFVHGASSPLAMKWFVGDEGEEDEEAEGTSSATGAE, encoded by the coding sequence ATGGTCGAACTCGCGGTCGTCGTGCTCACTCTCCTCGGCGTCGTCTTCCTCGGTGCGGCGCTGCTCCCCGAACGGCTTGAGGGAGCCCCCGCCACGCCGGCGATGCTGTACGTCCTCTTCGGGGCCGCCGTCTTCTCGCTCCCGCTCGGCCTGCCGGCGCCCGACCCGGTCACCTACGGGACCGCGACCGAGCACCTCGCGGAGTTCGTCGTCATCGTCGCGCTGATGGGGGCGGGGCTGAAGCTCGACCGGCCGTTCTCGGTGCGAGGGTGGTCGGTGACCTGGCGCCTGCTCGCGGTGACGATGCCGCTGACCATCGCGGCCGCCGCGCTCCTCGGCTGGTGGGCCGTCGGGCTGGCGCCCGCCGCGGCGCTCCTGCTGGGCGCCGTCGTCGCCCCGACCGACCCCGTGCTGGCCTCGGACGTGCAGGTGGACCGGCCGGACGTCGGGGAGTACAGCCCCGAGGAGGCCGACGACCAGGAGGTCCGGTTCGCGCTCACCTCCGAGGCGGGGCTCAACGACGGGTTGGCGTTCCCGTTCACGTACCTGGCCATCGCCGTCGCGACCGTCGGACTGGCGCCCGAAAACTGGCTCCGCGAGTGGCTCCTCGTCGACGTCGGCTACCGCATCGTCGTCGGCTGCGTGGCCGGCTACGTCGTCGGGTTCGCGCTCGGGAAGTTGCTGTTCCGGCACTCGCCGACGTCCCGCATCGGGAAGGCCGTCGAGGGGACGGAGGCGTTGGCGTGCACGCTGCTCGCGTACGGCGTCGCGGAGCTGATCGGCGGCTACGGCTTCCTCTCCGTGTTCGTCGCGGCGCTGCTCATCCGCGACGTCGAGCGGGGTCACGAGTACAACCGGGCGCTTCACGACTTCTCCGAGGTGCTCGAACGGCTCTCGCTGGCGCTGGTGCTGATGCTCCTGGGCGGGGCGGTCGCGACCGGCCTGCTCGCTCCGCTCACCGCGGAGGCCGCGCTCGTCGCGCTCGCGCTGGTGTTTCTCGTCCGGCCGCTCGCCGGGGCGGCCGGGGTGGTCGGGCTGCCGCGGTCGGCCGGCGAACGGGGCGTCGTCTCCTTCTTCGGCATCCGCGGGGTCGGCTCCATCTTCTATCTCGCCTACGGCCTGGAGTCGGCCGAGTTCCCGGACGCGCGGCTCGTCTGGGCCGTCGTTGGGCTGGTGGTCCTCGTCTCGGTGTTCGTCCACGGGGCGAGCTCGCCGCTGGCGATGAAGTGGTTCGTCGGCGACGAGGGGGAGGAAGATGAGGAAGCGGAGGGAACGAGTAGCGCGACGGGCGCGGAGTAG
- a CDS encoding amino acid permease: MPKGLERDLGLFSVLAISIGAMIGSGIFILPALAVDVAGPAVVLAYVLAGLLVVPAALSKSEMATAMPESGGTYLFIERGMGPLLGTVAGVGTWFALSFKGALALVGGVPYLLYMFDVPQGVTTPLALALATILVVVNVLGAKQTGQLQIAIVAVMLAALGWFAVGGVPSVQLTNYDGFLASGAGGILEATGLVFVSYAGVTKVASVAEEIEDPGRNIPIGILGSLGFTTALYALIVFVMLGVTDTTALGDTEAPMAIAADAALGTAGVLAVVIAALLALVSTANAGVLSSSRYPFAMARDNLVPDSLGSISDRFKTPSTSITLTGVVLLLLIAFVPIEDIAKLASAFQILVFVLINVAIVAFRRGTMEYEPEFESPLYPWVQAFGVVGGVVLLTQMGTVPLIGAVAITVGGVGWYLAYGRGRVDREGAAVDAVRRELGKQAVERTREAVTPTENGYEVLVAVPEDMDLSRERVLIDVAADLAAPQHGGVSVVRFDEVPDQVPLSAAETQSPGDLEFEEHTDAIAAEMDVPIRVSEVVSHDTRHALAHHVEADDVDVLIMEREPGGLRERLFSSDVDWVLNHTDCDAVLVDSSEQPTSGATTGRRVAADGNGLEGVDVVSVLTDEGPYDPAKVAVADAIAVAHDAEVRLDYTLDGFASDEQRRAIDDYHDEIGDLFSAPVRAGYVLPNGGDGFADGDAEFGNGETDVLVTGVGALPVVDAVDCPALVVRPREETTPGRLGRLLERRLL, translated from the coding sequence GTGCCCAAGGGCCTCGAACGCGACCTCGGCCTGTTCTCGGTGCTCGCCATCAGCATCGGCGCGATGATCGGCAGCGGCATCTTCATCCTGCCGGCGCTTGCCGTCGACGTCGCCGGCCCCGCCGTCGTCCTCGCGTACGTCCTCGCCGGGCTGCTGGTGGTTCCCGCGGCGCTCTCGAAGTCCGAGATGGCGACCGCGATGCCCGAGTCCGGCGGCACGTACCTGTTCATCGAGCGCGGGATGGGGCCGCTGCTGGGGACGGTCGCCGGGGTCGGGACGTGGTTCGCGCTGTCGTTCAAGGGCGCGCTCGCGCTCGTCGGGGGCGTTCCGTACCTGCTGTACATGTTCGACGTCCCGCAGGGCGTCACGACGCCGCTCGCGCTGGCGCTGGCGACGATACTGGTCGTCGTGAACGTCCTCGGGGCCAAACAGACCGGACAGCTCCAGATCGCCATCGTCGCGGTGATGCTGGCGGCGCTGGGGTGGTTCGCGGTCGGCGGCGTCCCGTCGGTCCAGTTGACCAACTACGACGGCTTCCTCGCGAGCGGGGCGGGCGGCATCCTCGAGGCGACGGGGCTGGTGTTCGTCTCGTACGCGGGCGTGACGAAGGTGGCGAGCGTCGCCGAGGAGATCGAGGACCCCGGGCGGAACATCCCCATCGGCATCCTCGGGTCGCTCGGGTTCACGACGGCCCTGTACGCGCTCATCGTGTTCGTCATGCTCGGGGTCACCGACACCACGGCGCTCGGCGACACCGAGGCCCCGATGGCGATCGCGGCGGACGCCGCGCTCGGGACCGCCGGCGTCCTGGCCGTGGTGATCGCGGCGCTGCTCGCGCTGGTGAGCACCGCGAACGCGGGCGTGCTCTCCTCCTCGCGGTACCCGTTCGCGATGGCGCGGGACAACCTGGTGCCGGACTCGCTCGGGTCCATCAGCGACCGGTTCAAGACGCCGAGCACGTCCATCACGCTCACCGGCGTCGTGCTGCTGCTGCTCATCGCGTTCGTCCCCATCGAGGACATCGCGAAGCTGGCGAGCGCGTTCCAGATCCTCGTGTTCGTGCTCATCAACGTCGCCATCGTCGCGTTCCGGCGCGGCACGATGGAGTACGAGCCTGAGTTCGAGTCGCCGCTGTACCCGTGGGTGCAGGCGTTCGGCGTCGTCGGCGGCGTCGTGCTCCTCACCCAGATGGGGACGGTGCCGTTGATCGGCGCGGTGGCCATCACGGTCGGCGGGGTCGGCTGGTACCTGGCGTACGGCCGCGGGCGCGTCGACCGGGAGGGCGCGGCCGTCGACGCCGTGCGGCGCGAACTCGGCAAGCAGGCGGTCGAACGCACCCGTGAGGCGGTCACGCCGACCGAGAACGGCTACGAGGTGCTCGTCGCGGTGCCCGAGGACATGGACCTCTCCCGCGAGCGCGTGCTGATCGACGTCGCCGCCGACCTCGCGGCGCCCCAGCACGGCGGGGTGTCGGTCGTCAGGTTCGACGAAGTGCCCGACCAGGTTCCCCTCTCGGCCGCGGAGACGCAGTCGCCGGGCGACCTGGAGTTCGAGGAGCACACGGACGCCATCGCCGCCGAGATGGACGTCCCGATCCGGGTGAGCGAGGTCGTCAGCCACGACACCCGGCACGCGCTGGCCCACCACGTCGAGGCCGACGACGTGGACGTGCTGATCATGGAGCGGGAACCGGGCGGCCTGCGCGAGCGCCTGTTCAGTTCGGACGTGGACTGGGTGCTGAACCACACGGACTGCGACGCGGTGCTGGTCGACAGCAGCGAGCAGCCGACCTCCGGCGCGACCACCGGGCGCCGGGTCGCCGCCGACGGAAACGGGCTCGAGGGCGTGGACGTCGTCTCGGTGCTCACCGACGAGGGGCCGTACGACCCGGCGAAGGTCGCCGTCGCGGACGCCATCGCGGTCGCCCACGACGCGGAGGTCCGCCTCGACTACACGCTGGACGGGTTCGCCTCGGACGAGCAGCGGCGGGCCATCGACGACTACCACGACGAGATCGGCGACCTGTTCTCGGCGCCGGTCCGCGCCGGGTACGTCCTCCCGAACGGCGGCGACGGGTTCGCGGACGGCGACGCCGAGTTCGGGAACGGCGAGACGGACGTGCTCGTCACGGGCGTCGGCGCGCTCCCGGTCGTCGACGCGGTGGACTGCCCCGCGCTGGTCGTTCGGCCGCGCGAGGAGACGACGCCCGGCCGACTGGGCCGGCTGCTGGAGCGCCGGCTGCTGTAG